Proteins encoded by one window of Candidatus Margulisiibacteriota bacterium:
- a CDS encoding flagellar basal body L-ring protein FlgH — translation MKKLLIVIICLSVGFGESLWRGEKSGLFDDHRAKYAGDSITVIVQESVTSKQKTGNSIGNKNNVTMGPGTGYAGFMSTATSFPSESSFKASGEQSSEGELKTEVTVRVKEVLANGELMVNGTKITNLNGEKQIIEISGIVRPENIIEGNKVYSSSLADARITYTLDGEYKNASEPGFITKIFNMVF, via the coding sequence ATGAAAAAACTTTTAATAGTTATCATTTGTTTATCTGTTGGCTTCGGTGAATCATTATGGCGTGGAGAGAAAAGCGGTCTTTTTGATGATCACCGTGCCAAATATGCCGGTGACAGCATTACCGTAATCGTTCAGGAATCGGTTACGTCCAAGCAGAAAACAGGAAACAGCATCGGCAACAAAAATAATGTTACCATGGGGCCCGGTACAGGTTATGCAGGATTTATGAGTACCGCAACTTCATTCCCCAGCGAAAGTTCTTTTAAGGCTTCCGGTGAACAATCCTCCGAAGGAGAGTTAAAGACCGAAGTTACCGTTCGTGTTAAGGAAGTTTTGGCTAATGGCGAACTTATGGTTAACGGCACAAAGATAACCAATTTGAATGGCGAAAAACAGATAATAGAAATATCAGGTATTGTCAGACCGGAAAATATAATTGAGGGTAATAAGGTCTATTCTTCAAGTTTGGCTGACGCGCGTATCACCTATACTCTTGACGGTGAATATAAAAACG